A single Seriola aureovittata isolate HTS-2021-v1 ecotype China chromosome 19, ASM2101889v1, whole genome shotgun sequence DNA region contains:
- the cep57l1 gene encoding centrosomal protein CEP57L1 isoform X2: MEMYHDQILDSPSKNSYIGSYYQPPDRIIPIPRQLEFFAPASINTDPKINSLRESQAKPNIDSKAVVDALKTLQEKIRRLELERKQAEKSFQQFSHDIQKHQQVTASNVMPSQQPAARLPETSNSSREELDSKLQSAEARCKVLEKQLDYMRKMVENAKKERNALMENQASLQNEQPSSSNTQIQREKLDKLESECLKLSRTQTVAEMKLAILEQKLVKEEYERKLVQEKADERELDINLQLSMQTAEEIKPKKKTKKTSKKTSKKNELASASSPRHIKMPFVAGTSISPSHSVHANVQSILHMMKHHQPQLCERVSSLHRPGCGAKKSLQKDFSPSSTAFKKPDYLPEQVDRSLSSLSDLLLALQDELGQMSFEHQELVRQIDAAQHREQKQDLQRELERLVARMEEKGVHITKLRKHQQTVHKLAQSQPGAEEDTTKKLSGIKPPVPSLVKAKQKGRKGGTTYNNLQLLRETQKFRNSLKQDDLSWET; the protein is encoded by the exons ATGGAGATGTATCACGACCAg ATTTTAGACTCACCCTCCAAAAACAGTTACATTGGGAGCTATTACCAGCCTCCAGACAGGATAATACCAATACCAAGACAGCTTGAGTTCTTTGCGCCTGCATCTATCAACACCGATCCAAAGATCAACAGCCTCCGGGAGTCTCAGGCCAAACCTAATATTGACAGCAAAG CTGTTGTTGATGCACTGAAGACCCTCCAGGAGAAAATTAGGCGGTTGGAGCTGGAAAGAAAGCAAGCGGAGAAGAGCTTCCAGCAGTTCTCCCATGATATTCAGAAGCATCAGCAGGTCACAGCATCTAACGTGATGCCCAGTCAACAACCAGCGGCCAGGCTGCCTGAGACCAGTAACTCTAGCAGGGAAG AGCTGGACTCAAAGCTGCAGTCTGCAGAGGCTCGCTGTAAGGTTCTTGAGAAGCAGCTGGACTACATGAGGAAGATGGTTGAAAATGCCAAGAAGGAGAGGAATGCTCTCATGGAGAATCAG GCTTCACTGCAGAATGAGCAGCCAAGCAGCTCAAACACCCAAATTCAGCGGGAGAAGCTGGACAAACTTGAATCAGAGTGTCTCAAATTGAGTAGAACCCAAACTGTGGCAGAG ATGAAGCTTGCTATTCTGGAGCAAAAACTAGTGAAAGAAGAGTATGAACGGAAACTTGTGCAGGAGAAAGCAGATGAG AGGGAGCTGGACATCAACCTTCAATTGTCTATGCAAACTGCTGAAGAGATAAAgccaaagaagaaaacaaaaaagaccaGCAAG AAAACATCCAAAAAGAATGAGCTGGCATCAGCAAGCAGCCCAAGACACATAAAAATGCCCTTTGTCGCAGGAACG TCGATAAGCCCGAGCCACTCAGTCCACGCCAACGTGCAAAGTATCCTTCACATGATGAAGCACCACCAGCCCCAGCTATGTGAACGAGTGAGTTCTCTGCACAGGCCTGGCTGTGGAGCCAAGAAGAGCCTCCAAAAGGACTTTTCTCCATCTTCCACTGCTTTTAAGAAGCCTGACTACCTGCCTGAGCAAGTAGACCGGTCACTGAGCTCCCTGTCAGACCTGCTCTTGGCTCTGCAGGACGAGCTGGGACAGATGAGCTT tgagcATCAGGAGTTGGTGCGTCAGATCGATGCAGCCCAACATCGGGAGCAGAAGCAGGACCTGCAGAGAGAACTGGAGAGGCTGGTGGCAAGGATGGAAGAGAAGGGAGTTCATATCACTAAGCTTCGCAAACACCAGCAGACG GTCCATAAATTGGCGCAGAGTCAGCCAGGTGCTGAGGAAGACACAACCAAGAAGTTGAGTGGGATCAAGCCACCTGTCCCTTCTCTTGTTAAGGCCAAGCAGAAGGGAAGGAAAGGTGGGACCACTTACAATAACCTGCAGCTTCTCCGGGAGACTCAGAAGTTCAGAAACAGCCTCAAACAAGACGATCTCTCCTGGGAAACATGA
- the cep57l1 gene encoding centrosomal protein CEP57L1 isoform X1, producing MEMYHDQILDSPSKNSYIGSYYQPPDRIIPIPRQLEFFAPASINTDPKINSLRESQAKPNIDSKAVVDALKTLQEKIRRLELERKQAEKSFQQFSHDIQKHQQVTASNVMPSQQPAARLPETSNSSREELDSKLQSAEARCKVLEKQLDYMRKMVENAKKERNALMENQASLQNEQPSSSNTQIQREKLDKLESECLKLSRTQTVAEMKLAILEQKLVKEEYERKLVQEKADELQRELDINLQLSMQTAEEIKPKKKTKKTSKKTSKKNELASASSPRHIKMPFVAGTSISPSHSVHANVQSILHMMKHHQPQLCERVSSLHRPGCGAKKSLQKDFSPSSTAFKKPDYLPEQVDRSLSSLSDLLLALQDELGQMSFEHQELVRQIDAAQHREQKQDLQRELERLVARMEEKGVHITKLRKHQQTVHKLAQSQPGAEEDTTKKLSGIKPPVPSLVKAKQKGRKGGTTYNNLQLLRETQKFRNSLKQDDLSWET from the exons ATGGAGATGTATCACGACCAg ATTTTAGACTCACCCTCCAAAAACAGTTACATTGGGAGCTATTACCAGCCTCCAGACAGGATAATACCAATACCAAGACAGCTTGAGTTCTTTGCGCCTGCATCTATCAACACCGATCCAAAGATCAACAGCCTCCGGGAGTCTCAGGCCAAACCTAATATTGACAGCAAAG CTGTTGTTGATGCACTGAAGACCCTCCAGGAGAAAATTAGGCGGTTGGAGCTGGAAAGAAAGCAAGCGGAGAAGAGCTTCCAGCAGTTCTCCCATGATATTCAGAAGCATCAGCAGGTCACAGCATCTAACGTGATGCCCAGTCAACAACCAGCGGCCAGGCTGCCTGAGACCAGTAACTCTAGCAGGGAAG AGCTGGACTCAAAGCTGCAGTCTGCAGAGGCTCGCTGTAAGGTTCTTGAGAAGCAGCTGGACTACATGAGGAAGATGGTTGAAAATGCCAAGAAGGAGAGGAATGCTCTCATGGAGAATCAG GCTTCACTGCAGAATGAGCAGCCAAGCAGCTCAAACACCCAAATTCAGCGGGAGAAGCTGGACAAACTTGAATCAGAGTGTCTCAAATTGAGTAGAACCCAAACTGTGGCAGAG ATGAAGCTTGCTATTCTGGAGCAAAAACTAGTGAAAGAAGAGTATGAACGGAAACTTGTGCAGGAGAAAGCAGATGAG CTGCAGAGGGAGCTGGACATCAACCTTCAATTGTCTATGCAAACTGCTGAAGAGATAAAgccaaagaagaaaacaaaaaagaccaGCAAG AAAACATCCAAAAAGAATGAGCTGGCATCAGCAAGCAGCCCAAGACACATAAAAATGCCCTTTGTCGCAGGAACG TCGATAAGCCCGAGCCACTCAGTCCACGCCAACGTGCAAAGTATCCTTCACATGATGAAGCACCACCAGCCCCAGCTATGTGAACGAGTGAGTTCTCTGCACAGGCCTGGCTGTGGAGCCAAGAAGAGCCTCCAAAAGGACTTTTCTCCATCTTCCACTGCTTTTAAGAAGCCTGACTACCTGCCTGAGCAAGTAGACCGGTCACTGAGCTCCCTGTCAGACCTGCTCTTGGCTCTGCAGGACGAGCTGGGACAGATGAGCTT tgagcATCAGGAGTTGGTGCGTCAGATCGATGCAGCCCAACATCGGGAGCAGAAGCAGGACCTGCAGAGAGAACTGGAGAGGCTGGTGGCAAGGATGGAAGAGAAGGGAGTTCATATCACTAAGCTTCGCAAACACCAGCAGACG GTCCATAAATTGGCGCAGAGTCAGCCAGGTGCTGAGGAAGACACAACCAAGAAGTTGAGTGGGATCAAGCCACCTGTCCCTTCTCTTGTTAAGGCCAAGCAGAAGGGAAGGAAAGGTGGGACCACTTACAATAACCTGCAGCTTCTCCGGGAGACTCAGAAGTTCAGAAACAGCCTCAAACAAGACGATCTCTCCTGGGAAACATGA